One Drosophila kikkawai strain 14028-0561.14 chromosome 3L, DkikHiC1v2, whole genome shotgun sequence genomic window carries:
- the VhaM9.7-a gene encoding V-type proton ATPase subunit e 2, with protein sequence MGAAFFPVFFFTGLWGAVGIGMPIMTPKGPHQNLIRCVLMLTAACCWLFWLCCYMAQMNPLIGPKLKRDVVAMIGRSWNNEILEH encoded by the coding sequence ATGGGCGCCGCTTTCTTCCCCGTGTTCTTCTTCACCGGCCTTTGGGGTGCTGTGGGCATTGGAATGCCCATTATGACCCCAAAAGGACCACACCAGAATCTCATCCGTTGTGTCCTCATGCTGACCGCTGCCTGCTGTTGGCTCTTCTGGCTCTGCTGCTATATGGCCCAGATGAATCCTTTGATCGGACCCAAGCTCAAGCGGGATGTGGTGGCCATGATCGGCAGGTCCTGGAACAACGAAATCCTCGAGCACTAG
- the LOC108079888 gene encoding zinc finger matrin-type protein 2: MTMRPDDHRRKWDKNEYEKLAAERLLNQVAPKEEEPVQRENLKRRDYKVDLDSKLGKSVVINKNTPTSQSGGYYCNVCDCVVKDSINFLDHINGKKHQRNLGMSMKVERSTVDQVKERFQQNKKKMEEKQKDYELERRLREAKEEEDRYKEHRKEKRKERKRKAENTDDFGSGGGLPDDMAAIMGFSGFGGSKKNS, from the exons ATGACTATGCGACCTGATGACCACCGAAGAAAATGGGACAAGAACGAGTACGAGAAGCTGGCGGCGGAGCGCCTCCTCAACCAGGTGGCCCCCAAGGAAGAAG AGCCCGTGCAGCGGGAGAACCTTAAACGCCGCGACTACAAGGTGGACCTGGACAGCAAGCTGGGCAAGAGCGTGGTGATAAACAAGAACACACCCACCTCGCAGTCCGGCGGCTACTACTGCAACGTTTGCGACTGCGTGGTCAAGGATTCTATCAACTTCCTCGACCACATCAATGGCAAGAAGCACCAGCGTAATTTGGGCATGTCCATGAAGGTGGAACGCAGCACCGTCGACCAGGTGAAGGAGCGGTTCCAGCAGAACAAAAAGAAGATGGAGGAGAAGCAAAAGGACTACGAGCTAGAGCGCCGGCTGCGCGAGGCCAAAGAGGAGGAAGACCGCTACAAGGAGCACCGCAAGGAGAAACGAAAAGAAAGGAAGCGCAAGGCCGAGAATACGGATGACTTTGGCTCCGGCGGTGGCCTGCCCGATGACATGGCCGCCATAATGGGCTTCTCCGGCTTCGGTGGCTCCAAGAAGAACTCGTAA
- the LOC108079887 gene encoding phosphatidylserine lipase ABHD16A: MSFLNYVFGPNLFMEYRGVPEPQRKMYDAGAAERFGEQILSTLSVMWSVGYYTSPLLVTFLYRRGYFVADSIPTLAKITTSLGLIVIISLVMRGLGRKQSRSYSNMMKALVRAKESKTAGGASSELRRFDIEFKAWPVDFDVKALTGDTKKPVVTASRREPLQLATLPCEVIAYLAIKTFGLSMIYPGSVKLLQKFMRPMLISGRAKLIEDDNGIRYKVKTIDSNEIDTLFIDNRNDNVGNGKTLVICSEGNAGFYEVGIMGTPVALKYSVLGWNHPGFAGSTGTPYPHEDKNAIDAVVQFAINNLGFSVEDIILYGWSIGGFSTLYAASVYPDVKGVVLDATFDDVLYLAIPRMPSGLAGIVKVAIRNYCNLNNAELAAEFNGPISFIRRTEDEIIAEDNRIDTNRGNYLVLSVLKHRYPNIFGIPQLNKMKSLLSKPLEPYSIPTADEKLCMSRLITYASDEGKSFPMHIGADYSEEVRNLMAVFLLRKHLRDYNSTHCTQLPGEFFTMPWDIPTEHGFVFT; this comes from the exons ATGAGTTTCCTCAATTACGTGTTTGGCCCGAATCTCTTCATGGAGTACCGGGGTGTTCCAGAGCCGCAGCGCAAGATGTACGATGCGGGAGCCGCCGAACGGTTCGGCGAGCAGATTCTGTCCACG CTCTCGGTTATGTGGTCAGTGGGATACTACACATCCCCTTTGCTCGTCACATTCCTCTACCGTCGCGGCTACTTCGTAGCAGACTCCATACCGACTTTGGCCAAGATTACCACTAGCCTGGGCCTCATTGTCATCATTTCCCTGGTGATGCGCGGTCTGGGGCGCAAACAGTCGCGCTCGTACTCCAACATGATGAAGGCCCTGGTGCGGGCCAAGGAGTCCAAGACAGCTGGCGGTGCCAGCAGCGAGCTGCGACGCTTTGACATTGAGTTTAAAGCCTGGCCAGTGGACTTTGATGTGAAGGCTCTTACTGG GGACACCAAAAAGCCTGTGGTGACTGCCAGTAGGCGTGAACCGCTCCAGCTGGCCACCCTACCCTGTGAAGTGATTGCCTATTTGGCCATCAAAACCTTTGGGCTTTCCATGATCTATCCAGGGTCTGTGAAGCTGTTGCAGAAATTCATGA GACCCATGCTCATCTCCGGTCGCGCCAAGCTCATCGAGGATGACAATGGCATCCGCTATAAGGTCAAGACCATTGACTCGAACGAAATCGACACCTTGTTCATTGACAACCGCAACGACAATGTGGGCAATGGCAAGACCCTGGTCATTTGCTCTGAGGGCAATGCTGGCTTCTATGAAGTAGGAATCATGGGTACTCCAGTGGCCTTAAAGTATTCAGTTCTTGGCTGGAATCATCCTGGTTTTGCTGGTAGCACGGGCACACCATATCCACATGAAGACAAGAATGCCATCGATGCTGTGGTCCAGTTCGCCATCAATAATCTGGGTTTTTCGGTGGAGGATATCATTCTGTATGGCTGGAGTATTGGAGGCTTTAGCACATTGTACGCTGCATCCGTTTATCCGGATGTCAAGGGTGTGGTGCTGGACGCCACCTTTGACGATGTGCTTTATCTGGCTATACCTCGCATGCCTTCTGGACTGGCAGGAATTGTGAAGGTGGCCATTCGCAATTATTGTAATTTGAACAATGCAGAGTTGGCTGCCGAGTTTAATGGCCCAATTTCGTTTATACGCCGCACTGAGGATGAGATAATAGCCGA GGACAACCGCATTGACACCAATCGCGGCAATTACCTGGTCTTGTCTGTGCTAAAGCATCGGTATCCCAACATCTTTGGCATCCCTCAGTTGAACAAAATGAAAAGCCTGCTTTCGAAGCCCCTGGAACCGTATAGTATCCCCACCGCCGACGAGAAGCTCTGCATGTCGCGCCTCATTACCTACGCCTCCGATGAGGGCAAGTCCTTTCCCATGCACATTGGAGCTGATTACTCAGAGGAGGTGCGCAACCTCATGGCTGTGTTCTTG CTGCGCAAGCATTTACGTGACTACAACTCGACGCACTGCACCCAACTGCCCGGGGAGTTCTTCACCATGCCCTGGGACATTCCCACCGAGCACGGTTTCGTGTTCACCTAA